The following are from one region of the Sandaracinus amylolyticus genome:
- a CDS encoding non-ribosomal peptide synthetase gives MSGTGGERLSEAQLGIWLGHQRSRDPSVLHAAECVILEGSLDVATFERALDATLGEATALHVGFDESRGEPRRVSRPYRGLDLERASLSAEGDLLGHAQREVRRPLDLERGLLFRHQLVTFEPGRYAWLHVAHHIALDGYGFHLVAARVAEHYTSLQRDGRLAKSGALTAFDPVLDDDDAYQRSSQREIDRAFWREELGARRGVSFGAPAMPSHGVRTWHRWSTERAQRVRDEAARADVSWVEALLAVIAANVGARTSTRSFLLGMPVMLRLGTRSLRTPCMAMNLAALPIDLDAASSLGELARTIRTSIARQRRHQRYRYEALRVDRGALGGRLFGPVVNVMPFTLPARFGECSARVLRVSAGPVEELAITFAPHGDGLELTLDGHAERFDERELAAMARTLEDDVDAWLAAPDRAIRGQAHAVVDRVGPIDPVEAIGTHARSTPSAIALVDGERAWTYAELDRAARRCAEWLREAGCEPGSLVAIELPRSALGIVVILGALYAGAGYVALDPAQPSARRARVLDAARPRVVVTRDSLPPDALDAWAAPGDPAPPIARDDAHLAYVVFTSGSTGEPKGVAISSRALACFVGAASSRYGVTARDRVMQFAPWTFDASVEEIFVTLSAGAALVLRDDAAIESPEVFFAACARAAITVLDLPTAFWHELALAVARRGLTLPSCVRLVIIGGEAASPERAKQWREGAREARLLNTYGPSEATVVATCAELDGTTIDEAPIGTPLSGVEAVIVDERGAVVDAPDVVGELWLLGPTLATGYLGRDELTRERFVTLEGRGRAYRTGDRAAWRGDGQLVHRGRVDDELKISGHRICPAEVEAALCRHPRVRAAVVWGDARDDGTKRLLARVEADAIDASTLRRFASEWLPAPMIPSVIELVPRLPRTAHGKIDRAEVRRAPCEDAPDLAPDVSPIEARVIEAWRGVLGVARVELDDDFFALGGHSLHVIQLANRLSLAGAEIRVAEIFRHPTPRAQAALLASPGGSTSPAAFDPESVSLPPSWTPARATSGRGRVLLTGATGFVGVHLLASWLERSGDTIVCTVRASDHDAARARLFARATALGVDLGDAAHRIEVVPLDLAAVGALDERIASCATVFHCAAQVSLARDYESLAAVNVVATRALLGLAMRWGASFHYVSSIATVPRGAADERIHPPHDGLVDGYQRSKWQGEALCAEAGERGLRVAVHRLGRVSGARRRPTVNRGDLVWRIARAATRVGAWPDLPVEEPWIPADDAATAMVRLALTGAASTPAGAYHLVHTGTVALDRVREALTQLGHPLAPVSVSDWMARVRAHGDDEDRSTLAFFELRATGTHDVSSGPAAYSCARVLERVPDLDTRPVDGLLLSEYCRQAQATGALGALPDSDSGSDGDGE, from the coding sequence ATGTCGGGCACCGGCGGCGAGCGACTCTCCGAGGCACAGCTCGGCATTTGGTTGGGCCACCAGCGGTCCCGCGACCCCTCGGTGCTCCACGCCGCCGAGTGCGTGATCCTCGAAGGATCACTCGATGTTGCGACGTTCGAGCGCGCGCTCGACGCGACACTCGGCGAGGCGACCGCGCTCCACGTCGGGTTCGACGAGTCGCGCGGTGAGCCAAGACGAGTCAGCCGCCCCTACCGCGGCCTCGACCTGGAGCGGGCGTCACTCAGCGCAGAGGGCGACCTCCTCGGCCACGCCCAGCGCGAGGTCCGCCGCCCGCTCGACCTCGAGCGTGGACTCCTGTTCCGACACCAGTTGGTGACATTCGAACCGGGCCGCTACGCCTGGCTCCACGTCGCGCACCACATCGCGCTCGACGGCTACGGCTTCCACCTCGTCGCAGCGCGCGTCGCCGAGCACTACACGTCGCTCCAGCGCGACGGCCGCCTCGCGAAGAGCGGCGCGCTCACCGCGTTCGATCCCGTCCTCGACGACGACGACGCGTACCAGCGCTCGTCGCAGCGCGAGATCGATCGCGCGTTCTGGCGCGAGGAGCTCGGCGCGCGTCGCGGCGTGAGCTTCGGCGCACCGGCGATGCCGAGCCACGGCGTTCGCACGTGGCATCGCTGGTCCACCGAGCGCGCGCAGCGCGTGCGCGACGAGGCCGCGCGCGCGGACGTGTCGTGGGTCGAGGCGCTGCTCGCGGTGATCGCAGCGAACGTCGGCGCGAGGACGTCGACCCGCTCGTTCCTCCTCGGCATGCCGGTGATGCTCCGGCTCGGCACGCGCTCGCTGCGCACGCCGTGCATGGCGATGAACCTCGCCGCGCTGCCGATCGATCTCGACGCGGCGTCGAGCCTCGGCGAGCTCGCGCGGACGATCCGCACGTCGATCGCGCGGCAGCGACGGCACCAGCGCTACCGCTACGAAGCGCTGCGCGTCGATCGTGGCGCGCTCGGCGGGCGGCTCTTCGGTCCGGTGGTGAACGTCATGCCGTTCACGCTGCCGGCGCGCTTCGGCGAGTGCAGCGCGCGCGTGCTGCGCGTCTCGGCGGGGCCGGTCGAGGAGCTCGCGATCACGTTCGCGCCGCACGGCGACGGGCTCGAGCTGACGCTCGACGGACACGCCGAGCGCTTCGACGAGCGCGAGCTCGCGGCGATGGCGCGCACGCTGGAAGACGACGTCGACGCGTGGCTCGCAGCGCCTGATCGAGCGATCCGCGGGCAGGCCCACGCGGTCGTCGATCGTGTCGGACCGATCGATCCGGTCGAGGCGATCGGCACACACGCGCGGTCGACCCCGAGCGCGATCGCGCTGGTCGACGGCGAGCGCGCGTGGACGTACGCGGAGCTCGATCGCGCCGCGCGGCGCTGCGCAGAGTGGCTGCGCGAGGCGGGCTGCGAGCCGGGCTCGCTCGTCGCGATCGAGCTGCCCCGGAGCGCGCTCGGCATCGTCGTCATCCTCGGCGCGCTCTACGCGGGCGCGGGATACGTCGCGCTCGATCCCGCCCAGCCGAGCGCGCGTCGCGCGCGGGTGCTCGACGCTGCGAGGCCACGCGTGGTGGTGACGCGCGACTCGCTGCCGCCCGACGCGCTCGATGCGTGGGCTGCGCCCGGTGACCCCGCGCCGCCGATCGCTCGCGATGATGCGCACCTCGCGTACGTGGTCTTCACGTCGGGCAGCACCGGCGAGCCGAAGGGCGTCGCGATCTCGTCGCGCGCGCTCGCGTGCTTCGTGGGCGCCGCGTCGTCGCGCTACGGCGTGACCGCGCGCGATCGCGTGATGCAGTTCGCGCCCTGGACCTTCGACGCGAGCGTCGAGGAGATCTTCGTGACGCTCTCCGCGGGCGCGGCGCTGGTGCTGCGCGACGACGCGGCGATCGAGTCGCCCGAGGTGTTCTTCGCGGCGTGTGCGCGCGCGGCGATCACGGTGCTCGATCTCCCCACCGCGTTCTGGCACGAGCTCGCGCTCGCGGTCGCGCGGCGTGGGCTGACGCTGCCCTCGTGCGTGCGGCTCGTGATCATCGGCGGCGAGGCCGCGTCGCCCGAGCGCGCGAAGCAGTGGCGCGAGGGCGCGCGCGAGGCGCGGCTGCTCAACACCTACGGGCCGAGCGAGGCGACCGTGGTCGCGACCTGTGCCGAGCTCGACGGGACGACCATCGACGAGGCGCCGATCGGCACCCCGCTCTCGGGCGTCGAGGCGGTGATCGTCGACGAGCGCGGCGCGGTCGTCGACGCACCGGACGTGGTCGGCGAGCTCTGGCTGCTCGGACCGACGCTCGCGACGGGATACCTCGGGCGCGACGAGCTCACGCGCGAGCGCTTCGTGACGCTCGAAGGACGCGGCCGCGCGTACCGCACCGGCGATCGCGCGGCGTGGCGCGGCGATGGGCAGCTCGTGCACCGCGGGCGTGTCGACGACGAGCTCAAGATCAGCGGTCATCGCATCTGTCCGGCGGAGGTCGAGGCCGCGCTGTGCCGGCATCCGCGGGTCCGCGCCGCGGTGGTGTGGGGCGATGCACGCGACGACGGAACGAAGCGGCTCCTCGCACGCGTCGAGGCGGACGCGATCGACGCGAGCACGCTGCGGCGCTTCGCGAGCGAGTGGCTGCCCGCACCGATGATCCCGTCGGTGATCGAGCTGGTGCCGCGGCTGCCGCGCACGGCGCACGGGAAGATCGATCGCGCCGAGGTGCGCCGCGCTCCGTGCGAGGACGCGCCGGACCTCGCGCCCGACGTCTCGCCCATCGAAGCGCGGGTGATCGAGGCGTGGCGCGGGGTGCTGGGCGTCGCGCGCGTCGAGCTCGACGACGACTTCTTCGCGCTCGGCGGGCACAGCCTCCACGTGATCCAGCTCGCGAACCGGCTGAGCCTCGCGGGCGCCGAGATCCGTGTCGCGGAGATCTTTCGTCACCCGACTCCGCGCGCCCAAGCAGCGCTGCTCGCGTCGCCCGGAGGCTCGACGTCGCCCGCTGCGTTCGATCCGGAGTCGGTGTCGCTGCCCCCCTCGTGGACGCCCGCACGCGCCACGTCGGGCCGCGGGCGCGTGCTGCTCACCGGCGCGACCGGGTTCGTCGGCGTGCACCTGCTCGCGAGCTGGCTCGAGCGCTCGGGCGACACGATCGTGTGCACCGTCCGGGCGAGCGATCACGACGCTGCGCGGGCACGTCTCTTCGCGCGCGCGACGGCGCTCGGGGTCGATCTCGGGGACGCAGCGCATCGCATCGAGGTGGTGCCGCTCGATCTCGCGGCGGTCGGCGCGCTCGACGAGCGAATCGCGTCGTGCGCGACGGTGTTCCACTGTGCCGCGCAGGTCAGCCTCGCGCGCGACTACGAGAGCCTCGCAGCGGTGAACGTCGTCGCGACGCGCGCGCTGCTCGGGCTCGCGATGCGGTGGGGCGCGTCGTTCCACTACGTCTCGTCGATCGCGACGGTGCCGCGCGGCGCTGCGGACGAGCGGATCCACCCGCCGCACGACGGATTGGTCGACGGATACCAACGCTCGAAGTGGCAGGGTGAGGCGCTCTGCGCAGAGGCGGGCGAGCGCGGTCTTCGCGTCGCGGTGCATCGCCTCGGTCGGGTGTCGGGCGCGCGGCGGCGTCCCACCGTGAATCGAGGAGATCTCGTCTGGCGCATCGCGCGCGCTGCGACGCGGGTGGGCGCGTGGCCCGATCTCCCGGTCGAAGAGCCGTGGATTCCCGCGGACGACGCTGCGACGGCGATGGTCCGTCTGGCGCTCACCGGTGCCGCCTCGACGCCCGCGGGCGCGTACCACCTGGTCCACACCGGGACCGTCGCGCTCGACCGTGTGCGCGAGGCACTGACGCAGCTCGGACATCCGCTCGCGCCCGTCTCGGTGTCCGACTGGATGGCCCGCGTCCGCGCGCACGGCGACGACGAAGATCGCTCCACCCTCGCGTTCTTCGAGCTGCGCGCGACTGGCACCCACGACGTCTCGAGTGGGCCGGCCGCGTACTCCTGCGCTCGCGTGCTGGAGCGCGTGCCCGACCTGGACACCCGTCCCGTCGATGGACTGCTGCTCTCGGAATACTGCCGACAGGCGCAGGCGACTGGCGCGCTCGGAGCGCTGCCCGACTCCGATTCTGGCTCGGATGGAGATGGTGAATGA
- a CDS encoding GNAT family N-acetyltransferase, giving the protein MDIRATFYECESLAEVSRLREEYLDELPEAQDALLEARVSAGRCHAIRVGGALCGYFVVDDDDTLLELHLTAETSRLAIFLLPRIVAEHGIRAALVKTFDHVLLAPALDLAREVRVLGVLVREFEASDVPDGERVPYTQRPACMDDLPRIRAIEQDVFTHPERLRRVIELQQLQLFEHDGLLIGFGIVRPVIPYRPQVEIGIAVDVPFRSKGYAVQLLRDMAQDCRARGLEPICGCARSNEASIRTGFRAGFSSRHRLIEVRFGL; this is encoded by the coding sequence TTGGACATTCGAGCCACGTTCTACGAGTGCGAGAGTCTCGCGGAGGTCTCCAGGCTCCGAGAGGAATATCTCGACGAGCTCCCGGAGGCGCAGGACGCGCTCCTCGAAGCGCGTGTATCCGCAGGGCGCTGTCACGCCATCCGCGTCGGCGGCGCCCTGTGCGGATACTTCGTGGTCGACGACGACGACACGCTGCTCGAGCTGCATCTCACGGCCGAGACGTCGCGACTCGCCATCTTCCTCCTGCCGCGCATCGTGGCGGAGCACGGCATCCGCGCGGCGCTCGTGAAGACGTTCGATCACGTGCTGCTCGCGCCCGCGCTCGACCTCGCGCGCGAGGTGCGCGTGCTGGGGGTGCTCGTCCGCGAGTTCGAGGCCTCCGACGTGCCGGACGGCGAGCGAGTCCCCTACACCCAGCGTCCGGCGTGCATGGACGATCTGCCGCGCATCCGCGCGATCGAGCAGGACGTCTTCACGCACCCCGAGCGACTGCGGCGGGTGATCGAGCTGCAGCAGCTGCAGCTCTTCGAGCACGACGGCTTGTTGATCGGATTCGGGATCGTGCGCCCGGTGATCCCGTATCGGCCTCAGGTCGAGATCGGAATCGCCGTCGATGTGCCGTTCCGGAGCAAGGGATATGCGGTGCAGCTCCTCCGCGACATGGCGCAGGACTGCCGCGCACGAGGTCTCGAGCCGATCTGCGGCTGCGCGAGATCCAACGAGGCGTCGATCCGGACGGGATTCCGTGCCGGTTTCTCGTCACGACACCGACTGATCGAAGTGCGCTTCGGTCTCTGA